A window of Fusarium falciforme chromosome 1, complete sequence genomic DNA:
ATTAACGATGCTCTGCAACGCTGTTACTAGCCGGTTATTGCGAATCGGCCACCTCCCGCATTGGGTCTGTTTCAGTATGTGCAGAAGCCATGCCGCACGGGAGGGGGGACGGGATGATCCacatggaggaggagccctTTATCTAATGATGGAAGAGGCGGCGTCGGGGCCGTGAGGGGGAGGACAAGAGAGGTGAGGCCAGGCAATCTTCAAAAAGAAAACAGGGCCGGCGTACTCCAACGGACGTCGATGTGGTTTCCCCTCAAAAACACCAAAACATTTCTCGATATACAACTTCCGGACCCGTGGCTCTGGTTTCTTTGCCCCTCGACATCCAGGAACGGACCCGCACTTATCCATAAGACTCTTTCCGTTCCTCGATTTACTTGGCGTCTTGTTCGCTTCTCGTTTTCCCCTTGCATCCGCTTCTCCATCTCTGGACCTAAACCACTTGGCAATATAAACTCGACTCACGTACCTACTTCAAGATCGTCGTTAGGACCACAAAACACCACAGATTGTCCATTGACCGAGCCCAACGACACAAACTCTCGAGTTCGACTGGatcctccaccatctcaTTCCAGCTACGTACCCACACAGTCTCTGATCAACTGCCGCCGTCCGTTGTGGTCTCTCCAGCCCCTAAGGCCGTCCAACTTCCATCAGTGGCCCAAGGAATAACCACGCGCCACTCCAACTCTATTATTCACGTCACCTTCCAACGAAACTGCGCTGCTGAGGTTCCTCGTACTTGAGCCCATCGGTTCCTCCCTCTTGCTCAAGCCTCTGTTTCTCCTTGCCGCCGACTCTTGGCCACCCTGCGCTTGATCCTCACTGCGTCCTCTGAGTCCCTAGCTGCTGTTCTTCCCCATTTCGTTACACGCCGAGAACCTCCACAGAGTCTGGGCATTGTGCAGAGCCACACTTGGGACAGAATCTGGCCCAAGGCTGCGAGTTGTCCTCTGAAGCACCGGTACATCGACCTCTCTCACACTCTTAGCATCCTGTTATATTCCCTTAGTCACCACCTTTTATACTTTGGCCTCTTGGTTACTTCTCTTGCTCCATCCCCGTTGCTCCGATCTCCATCCTCTCCATTCTTGTCTGCTCTCCCCGGAATTGCTTGGCACAGCTCGGAAGCTCCCACTTCTCGGCCGGGTCGCCTTCAAGGGATTCTGAGAAACCCTCTTTACCCTTCCTATTAATATCACACCTACCCTATCCATGCGGTAACTACGTGTTTCCGCCTCTGTCGAGTATCGTGCTGGACCTTGGTTTTTTAGACCCTATCTTCAACACCGTCCAACATGGCTCCGACTCCGTCGTTAGGGCCTCGCGAGCCCCATGTGCCCCAGGAGGTGCCCATAGGCGGCGATATCATGTCGATTATCGTCACTCTCGCCGCCGTCACCGCCTTGTCGGCCTTTCTCTGTCAGTTCTTGGTCGCCACATTATCAACACCAGAAGACTAACTCACAGAAACAGCTCAACGGTTCCTTGCCGTCAAGTCATGGCGAAGGTTACCCTTTGTTGTGTGGAGTAAGTCCATCATGGTCATCGGTTTGGCAttgagatggaagaaggaCTGATACTGACCAACATCAAATAGTTGTCTTCGCTATCTACATCGACTCATACTGCTTCGTCTTTGCCACAGCCATCCTTCAACAAGTCTTTGGCGTCAACACCAATTACAACATCTGCCACGGCGCCATCTTACTCTGTTTAGTTTGCTATGTAACGACAAAGATTGTAAGCCGACCCGAGTGCCTTGGGTGCTCGTCATCCGCTAACTTTGATAAAGCTCATCTACGTTTTCCTCGTCGAGAAAGCAGTAAGTGGCAACAGGTCAAGCCGTGGAAGGGCATTGTGTCTAACAACTACCAGTACATCATTCGAAGTTCAACGGTACGAAGGATGAAGTCGAAACTTTATTTGTTCAACATGTTTGGCATGCTTGGCGGCTACATAGTTGTGGTCATTCTCAACTTCATCTTGTAAGTTTTGTTTTTGGCATTGGCCGGGTTGCCACGACTAACCAATTCGTTTCCCAGCCGTATCGCGAAAATCGTCAACGGAGAATGCGTTATTGGCATGCAGAGCATCTCCATGATCCCTCTCATCACCTTTGATGCCGTGGTTAATGTTTACCTCACCTTTCTCTTCCTTATTCCTCTCAAGAGTAAGCGATGTAAGAGGCCGTATTCAAAAAACAGCTTCCTAACCTTTCTAGACCTTTACTCCTACAAAAACCTGCCCAGAACCACTGCCAACGCCCGCCTCCGCAATGTCGCCTTCCGCACATTCGTTGGTGCTTGCTGTACCTTGCTCAGCAGTATTGTGTATGTATGCACTTGGATCTCGAGGACTGCATGCTGACATCTCATAGCAATCTCACTGTTTTGATGGTTCTTGATGGCGAGCCCGGTTGGGTGTGCCTGATGTGCTGTAATAGTGACAGTATGTTTACACGATAACCTTGCAAAGAGGCCAGCGCTAACAGAACCAGTCCTTTTCTCTGCCATTGTCGTCCAATGGGTCACCTCTCGCGACAGTGCCGGTTCCTCGAGTCAGCCTACCTCTGCCGCTGCCGTCGACGGAAGTCTTCACGCTAGACGGCCGTCTATGGCGCACCCCCTCGACCTCGTACACACTCCTCACGCCCCTAACTCACCACATGGCACCGACGCTGAGGTCTCGCTTGTGGCCTCAGCCACCGCTCGCTCCTCGTCTGATATCCCCGGATTTGAACTGGCCAAGCTCCACCCGGGAACGAACGGCGGCGTAGTAGTCACGACCACCATTCATCGCCAGAGCCAACCGAGCACTGGCTTCGGACTCGAGATGGAGCGGAAAGACGGAAATGGCATGAGACTCGAGGACGACGAATCGATATATGGATATCCACCACGACCCGCGAGCGTCGCCATCAACCACGTCGAGATTGCCGAACCTCCTCGGACACACATCACGGGTGGTAGCAACAATCATAACAACCACAACAGCCATCACAGCAATCATCATCATACGAAATCTTTATCTGACGGTTGATGAATCGACATGTTGAATTCAAAAGCAAAATGGGGAAGGAGGTATTGGACATGCTACTTGTGGCGTTGATGGGTTGTTTAGAGGAGCATGGATAGCTAGAGGAGTTGTTTTGCAAGCCATGATGCATCCGGGATCATTAGATGGCACATGATTTTGAGTAATGTAATAGTTGGATACCCATGGGGGAGTTATTAGACGTCCGGCCCGAAAGGAGGATGGGATATCAGCAAGGAGAATGTGGGGGGAAGACTTGAGTGTTGCCAAGTCACAGCATATACCCAACCAATGTTGACGAAGATTCACGATCTTAAACTAAGCTTCAGCCCAGCCACGAGTCGTCACGTTGACAGGAATGCGGACATAGCATAGCGTGGCGGGTAACGTGTGATATCACCAGGGGCCGCTCTGGAACGCCGGGCAATGAGTCAGTCTGCCAAGCAAAGTCTCAGACTCTTGTGTCGTTCATAATTCACATTGGACAAGACACAAGGTCAAGACACCCCGAGATCAGCCTTGTGTGTGCCACCGTCTCAGACCGTGACCACAACGACGGGAAACAACGCCGCATCCGGGGATAGCGACACTACCACGTTGTCTTGGAATGCGTCATTAGTCAAATTGTCACGTTTGCAAGAGTAGAAACCAAGAGTCTAAGCAGTCAAATCGCTATTCATTGTCATCGTAGCTCGAAGAGGGTATCTGCGTGCTATAAAGTCTATCAAACTGCGGGTGGCGTCTATAATATGAAATCGGGCatcccttttttatttttcaaAGTACGAAAAATAAAGTGACCATGTTTTTGaaaaagccttttttagAATCCCGAGTGCCGGTAAATAAAGTAGGCAAACCCACACAATGAGGTTAGATTGCCAACATATGTACAGAAGAAGTCGACGTGCGCCATCCTTGACCGAGTTTTCCACCAATTTCCCAAAAATGCCCGCGCTGAACGTTGAGGGTATTCCCTAGCGAGTGTACAAGAAGTAAGACGAACTTGGGGGCCTGGCGCCCTGGACCGTGGTCGCTTAGGCCGAGGCGTACACCTTGCCGTAGGAGCTGAGCTCAGATGCGGAGGTCATGAGCATGCCCTGGGAAACCATGAAGTAGGAGTAGGCGTCGAGGTACTCGAGGGACTCAAGTCGGGGAATAGCCTCCTCGAGCCAGCCAGCAATAGCCTCATCAGAACCAGTGGGGGCGAACTCGGTGAGCCAAATAGGCTTGCCACCGCAGGTCTCGTGGGCAGCCTTGAGGTGCTCGAACAGGGTCTCACCGTACTCAACCTCGGAGTACCAGTGGACGTTGCAGAAGTCGTACTTGCAGCCGGCAGACTCGCAAGCAGAGACCCAGCTCTTGAGCCAGGCAATACCCTCGCCGGCAAGACCGCTGTTGCTGATGGAAGGAGCACCGATGAGAGCCTTGCCAGAGTAGCCGTTGAGAAGCTTGACGTGGGAGGCAGCAGCGCGGGCGGGGTCCATGTTGGCCTGACCACCGTTGTCGGGCTCGTTGAAGCTGAAGATGGCCTTGGCGCCGTTGGAGAGGCACTCGTCGATGTTTTCCTCGAAGTacttgaccttgtcgtcgGCATCACCCCAGAGAGTGGGGATGTAGTTCACACCCTTGATGCCACCAGAGGAAGGGCCCCAGTTGTAAGCCCAGCCACAGTTCTGGCAGTTGGAGGCGAAGGTGTTGGCCAGGTCGACATCGTTGTAGGCAATACCACGCTTGTGAGAGAAGCCAACGGAGCCGCCGCTGGACTGGGAAGTGGTCTTGGTACTGGTGGTGGCCTTCTTgggggcagcagcagcagtggtgGTAGCGGCGGGctgagcctcctccttgaagaCGGCCTTCTTGGGGGCCTGGGAGACCTTGGCAGGCTTGGCGACCTGGGCGAGGGTGGTAGGCTGGACAGCGACGGGGGCGGGAGCCTCAACCTGCTTCTCGGCGGGCTTCTCAGCGACCTGAGTgggagcagcagcggcgggAGCGGGGGCAGCAGGAGCCTGAGAGACGGGGCCGAAGTAGTTGTTCTCCCAAGAGACAACCTGGCCGTCGATGGTGGCAGTGATCCACTCGGCACGCTTCTGGAcgtgctggtggtggtgacggtGGACGTTGAGGCCGAGAGCCGGCTCAAGGAGAGCGGCGGTGGCAGTGAGAAGAGTGAGCTTGTTGCCGATCATGTTGACGAttgtttgttggtggtgaaggATGGATATGTGTGGGTTGATATGTGCTTTTCTTGTATCTTGCTTATGCCGTGGAATGTCAGACGCTGTGATCAGTGCCGATAATCAAAGAATGAAACAGATATTCGAGGTTGTATGTAGTGGTTGGATCACAGTCACAGAGACGAGACGTGATGAGGGCAACACAGCAACAGTGAACGACGAAGTATCGAGGTGAGAGATGTCGGCACGGCCGAAGAGAGAGGATAGCAGTCTTTCAAAGACGCGGAGGGAGAGCTGACAGCGGAGCTGCGTTAATAAGGAAGGGCAAACGACAAAGTCGAGGCTTGAAAACAACACAAAACGATGAGGGAGAGAAAGGGGAAGGGAGTGTATTCGAAACGGGGGAACTGGAGGGTTTTTGAACAAGGAGTCTCCTCGCCGAGGCGTGAGGGTTGCAGCGGAGGGGAGGGAGTACATGTTGCGAGGTGGGATGAAATGTATTGTCACATGTTGAGAGCAGCAAAAAGATACCTACTCCTTCCACCTGAGACATGTCACTTTCCTATACGACGGCACCGCTGGGGTCTCTCCGGACTTGGAAGTGCCCCGCAGTGGCATCCAGGGCCCCAAGAGCCTCCACTGCAGGGGACGGGTTTGGGGCGCCTCTAGCGGGTTCAGGTTAAAGTCTTGGTGCACTTCTGCATCCTCATTGGCTGGTATGTGCGGTCCTGGCGCTGAACTGCAGTGGGTTCTGGTGGGTGCCCGATGGCTAACGCCAGGAACGCCAGGGCAGTCAAGCCTTTTCTGCCAGGGGCACACACACCTCATCCGGATAGGGCACATGATCAGGGCTTCCGATTGGCCGTGTTCAACCTCAAAGGGAACAACCTCAGTGCTCGACCCACGACCCAGAAAACATGGGCCAACGTGGCAGTCTCGGCGAATCGGTGATGCGACCACTCACGGCGTGTTTCCAGGGCGAAACTGAAACGACGGGCAGGGAAGCGCCATTTTTATCGCTGCTCGCCTTCCCTTCTTTGAGTCTACTGCAGGTCCCTCTGCAGGAACAGAACGGAAGGTGGGAGGAAACAAACAGCTGACGGCCCAATCGACGGAAGAAGGCATCATTCTAGTGTCCTCGCTAGACACCGTCCACGATTGCTTCACCGATCGGTAGTGACTGATAGAGTCCATTCCTGACTCGGCGATCCTCCACCGACGTGCACACGCTATTTGGAAATCTAGCGAGCGGCCGCGAGAATCAACCAACTCGTTTACAGAGCACCCCGGCACTCAGTCCAGCATTGCCGGGTTCCAGAACGCCATCGGGGCGGGCTCTGGGCGAGGATCTTTGTCGTATCCATCGGCCAAGACCGCGAAGGGTTTGGCCAGGGCTGAGCTGAGCAGAGCTGAtctgagcagcagcaatgcGCGTCCAGAGGCTATCGACAAGCCAAAGTCAATAAACCTTGCTTCTGCCCTCCTGGGCATTCCAACGGCATCGCACCACGACATGCACGATTTGCGTCCTATGACGGCCACAGACAACAAAAAACCTCTCACCGGATGAAATTTTCATGATCAGATGCAAAGCaagcacacacacacacacacacacacacacaagcAAACAACTCGCCTCGCAACGGAACAGAAACTAAAAgtcttggcttcttctctGATCCCAACCTCTCGGGAACCATGTCCAAGGGCCACGTCGGCTACTATTCCGATTCTTGCTTAGCATCCGCCATGTGAAACAGCAACCGAAATTACTCCCGCCCGCCAAGGAGCCCTCTTCCCAGCTGTTCCGCGCGTCCCTTCCTCTCCCCTGTCAAGTTGTCAGTTCAAACCGGGGTGCCGGATCGGATTCTGCTGATTTCCGCCGGATGGGCAAGATGTGAGAGCGCTTTGGGAAAAAGCTTGGCCTCCGAAAGGAATGCGAAGGTGGGATCAAAGGTCTCGCTCTCCACAGCCATCCTACCATGCCACGAGGACAGACAATGTGACTGCCGTGATCTATCTCTGGCATGTATCTGCAAAACCCTCTTTGTGTGTCATTGTGGGAGATGCAATAAAGCTTGAGATCAGATGGTGCATGCAATTGGTCCGGCACTGACGCTGGAAGGTCAAAGAAGCTGGCTGGTCTGTCTCCGTCCCGGTCTGATCTTGGTCAATGGTCTCCCTCCCCCTTCTTGGCAATGCGCATGGTTGCAGAGTGCTTACGTGGTGCAATCAGCGTTCATCTGGTGCCGGTCCTAGTGCAGTTCACGTCCTGACAACGTTGAGGTCTGTGCAAGCCAGCATTGCACTCCTGTGAGATTTGACCACCTGGCTCCGTTGATTCAGGGCCACACGTGCTGCCCTGCAGAGATACCGTCCCGGATCCTGGCTGGCCGTGTGAACGGTGAGGCCGTAATTACCATCTGGGTGCCCTGGTTGCCTCGTCAGACCGGATTCATGCTGGCACGGGGATATGGGGTCCAACCCAGCTTGGATGATCATATGTCAGCACCATATAGCGCCATCGGACCTGGAATCTCGTATTGGGCCTGTGTGGTCGATGTTGGTTACCTCAACGATTCGATGAGGCACAATGCCATCATTCTTGTTGATATCGCAGATGGTTGAGCATCACTGTTTGACCTATCCGTGTGTATGCCAGCACAGGGTTATCTGCATTCCGTGCCGTTGACTGCGGGCAGTGGCACGTTTCTATTCGCCCCCCAGTGTTTCAAACTTACATGCAGATGCTTACTTGAATCATTGGTCATACCAGACGACAATCTGTGTAAGGCATGCCGGGTCAGAGCGTATCACAGACATACTCAAGCCATAGGCCAGCCTAAGACTGTGAGCAGACCACAACCACTTGTGTTGTTATTGTGCCAAGACTCGAAGGACAGTCTCTAGACCAGAGAACAACGAATTGCAAAACAGAGGCTGCCCCCTTTGTCCTGGGCGGCAATGAACCCACCGGATCTGGCCATGTACTGTAGGGTAAGCGTGTCTGAATCACCACTCGGAGTTATTTAATCCAGCACGACAAAGGGACAGGGGATGGCCATGAGACAACCATCATCCGTTTGCGGCGCTTTGGGTTCTCGTCATTCTGATTCAGAGGTCTGCTTGGCACCGGATCCTCACTTGAGGGTGTCCAGATGCTGGCGCTAGCATGGACTTGTAAAACAGGACCAAGAGCAGCAGCTGACAATTGCTCTTTGGGCCACGACCCGTTTCAACTCGACAAAAGGAGAACAAAACAGCTGTTTGATCtgccgccatggctgctAAGTTTAGATGGGACCAACGGTTCATGATCGACGCGGGGATCGTTGGAAAATCCAAGCGCCGGACTTTGGATGGAAACTGAAGCGCCCATGACGGTTGACTTCGGGGGGAGTCCCAGGCGCGCGCTTGTTTGTTTCACAGTTGAGCCGATCGGAGCCAGTCAGAGAGAGGGTGGTGAAGAGTCGACAGCCCATGACATCAGACTTTAAAGAGGCCATTTTCGGAACCATTTTAACGGCGGAAGAAGGTCGTCAACGGCAAAGAGCATGCCGAGTTAAATTAAGGGTTGTTAACGTCTTTACAGAATTGCGCCGACCAAACGATAGGCTGCTCAGCCACCGACGGCAACTTGCAGCGGATCAAACGGCACGGCGCAATTCATGCTGCACTTTATTACTCCGTCGAAGGCGGAGCTTAGAAAGTCCATGTCACATTGAACCATTATTGGACTCATGTTATAATGCTGCCTGCTCGTCCACCCACACCATGGCTATTCAGACTGACCGAACACTCTTCGTCGGGTTAAGGTTAGTCCACGGGGAATGCTCGCCAAGGCCAGAGATCCCTAAAAGGGAATGATGCCGCGAGAAGCGGCGGATTGATGACCCGCCAACCCGCTCAACCTGAGGGGCAACACTGCCACTGCCACCACTGTCACTGAGGAATGACTTGACGTGACCAGGTTGACGGCGATGGGAGCACTCAATTCAATTAAACGACTACCTAATCAACAAGAGCAACCGCAGCTGGGCGTAAAACCAAACTGCTAAGCCACCACCAGCTGTCTCGCATGCCCTGAGGGGATCGTCAAACCGGGCTCCCACACGTGACGACGCGATATCCTGATTCGCTCATGGTGCCATGTTCTTCTGTCTCGGCACTGGGAAGCCCTCTTTGTATATGCATCTGCCATCTTTCGCCCGTCCAAAACCTGGCTTCTTCAAATTTGCCAGTCGGCGGGAGTAAAGAAGCAACGAGGACGATAGAGAGCGAAACCAACTCCCTCGAGATATACTTGAACCCCTCTCTCGTCCACCTAGAGAGCTTGTCAGAGCTGCGATAGCTTCAGCCACAGTTCCTTCCATCACCCTGACCGACGACCACCATGGACATGTCACAGGAGTTCTCCCCGGATATGCTGTCGTTCAACGGCCAGCCCTACATCGACTACAGCGCCTTTCTCCAGGCTGACGAAATCAACTTTGGCGACAATGCCCAGGAACAGACCAACACAGGGCTGTCAGACTCGTCCGGCAAAGCCACCCCACCAAGCTCTGATGCCCAGAGCGCATCCAACGCCAGCACCGAGGTAGCGAGGCGGCAGCCGGCTCAGAAGCAGAGGCTGGAGCGGAGAGGACACACCAAGAGTCGTCGGGGATGCTACAACTGCAAGAGGAGGCGTATCAAGGTATATCTCGCCTGTCATGATTGCTTCGACGAGACCTAACCTTGCCCAGTGCCAGGAGACGCGCCCTGCGTGTGGTCATTGCACCAAGACTGGCCTCAAGTGCGAGTACCCTGCTATGCCACAGATCACACACCAAGTATGCTTGTCTGGGTCCCTGAAACTGTCATCCATCGCTGACATGTCACCAGCCGCATCACCAAATCCCGCTCTTCAGCTTACAGGACATGCGCTTCTTCCAGCACTTCCTAACACAATGCTACCCGCACCACCCCCTGAAGCAGGAGGAGATCTGGACGCACGAGATACCATGCATTGCACACAACGTATGTACCCCTCAAATCAACAACGCTTCCGTCTCTGACAACCGCAGCACGAGTTTCTTATGCATGCCATCCTGGGGTTCTCAGCGtcccagctcatcaagactGACGCCAGCATCGTCACAGCCGCAATGAGCCACCGCGTCAAGGCGATCAGAGCCATAAAGAAGCGTCTCTCAGAGACATCCAGAGCGCCTATTGAGTCCGAAGAGGCGAATGCCATGATAGCAACCTGCTTCGCTCTAACGTTCCAATCCGTTAGCCTCGAGGACGGACTTGCCGAGTTTTTGACGTTTATCCGAGGCATCATGGTCGTGGGCATGCAGATGATGTTCCGAGGAATCAAACCTCTGTTCCAAAATATGCCGGAGCAAGAGCAGGACGCACTCCTGGAGCCACTCATGGAGGGCCTGCCGCTGATCCAAAAGGGCTACGTCGATTCCGCCATGGAGGCGGTCGTGAATCTGAAGCCGCTGTGTAAAGAGCAGGTGGAGATAGAATACCACCAGCACCTGGTTAACATTCTTGAGCAGCTCTATCTCAACTCGTGGGATGGTGAGTTCTTGTTACCCCTACCTTGATATGCAAGCATGGATCTGACTTTTGGTTTCTGCAGCCTACAAAGCATACACGAGACAGTACGGCTGGTGGATGATGCTCCCCCACGACACGTTCGAAGCCCTCATCAACCCAGATAACCAGGTCATCATGCTTCTTCATTCGCACTGGATCGCAATCAACGAGATCATGACTCCTATAACGGGGCAGGAGAAGCAGGTGGCGGTCAAGTACTCGGAGCGCGACACGGAACCCGACACTGACCCAGGCTTTGCGCGCTGGCTCAAGTATATCAACGCCCACATCGACTATGAGCACCAGATCTACAATCAGTGGCCCATGTGGATTGAGGAGCAGCTGGATCGCGACATCACCTGCCTTGGTAGGATTCCGTGAGgaagggaagaggaggaagta
This region includes:
- a CDS encoding Glyco-hydro-cc domain-containing protein, producing MIGNKLTLLTATAALLEPALGLNVHRHHHQHVQKRAEWITATIDGQVVSWENNYFGPVSQAPAAPAPAAAAPTQVAEKPAEKQVEAPAPVAVQPTTLAQVAKPAKVSQAPKKAVFKEEAQPAATTTAAAAPKKATTSTKTTSQSSGGSVGFSHKRGIAYNDVDLANTFASNCQNCGWAYNWGPSSGGIKGVNYIPTLWGDADDKVKYFEENIDECLSNGAKAIFSFNEPDNGGQANMDPARAAASHVKLLNGYSGKALIGAPSISNSGLAGEGIAWLKSWVSACESAGCKYDFCNVHWYSEVEYGETLFEHLKAAHETCGGKPIWLTEFAPTGSDEAIAGWLEEAIPRLESLEYLDAYSYFMVSQGMLMTSASELSSYGKVYASA
- a CDS encoding Zn(2)-C6 fungal-type domain-containing protein, whose amino-acid sequence is MDMSQEFSPDMLSFNGQPYIDYSAFLQADEINFGDNAQEQTNTGLSDSSGKATPPSSDAQSASNASTEVARRQPAQKQRLERRGHTKSRRGCYNCKRRRIKCQETRPACGHCTKTGLKCEYPAMPQITHQPHHQIPLFSLQDMRFFQHFLTQCYPHHPLKQEEIWTHEIPCIAHNHEFLMHAILGFSASQLIKTDASIVTAAMSHRVKAIRAIKKRLSETSRAPIESEEANAMIATCFALTFQSVSLEDGLAEFLTFIRGIMVVGMQMMFRGIKPLFQNMPEQEQDALLEPLMEGLPLIQKGYVDSAMEAVVNLKPLCKEQVEIEYHQHLVNILEQLYLNSWDAYKAYTRQYGWWMMLPHDTFEALINPDNQVIMLLHSHWIAINEIMTPITGQEKQVAVKYSERDTEPDTDPGFARWLKYINAHIDYEHQIYNQWPMWIEEQLDRDITCLGRIPSRALVYCAATMEAIPTGTAPPQHGPTP